The sequence below is a genomic window from Myxococcales bacterium.
AAAGCCCGATGCAAAACGGAAAATCGAAAGGGAACAACCAACTGGACGTGGGTCTATCAGGCCTCGGCTCCGAACTCTACGTAACCAAGGGGACATTTTTGCTGCACAGTTAAGGGGACATATTGCCTAAGTATAAACAGCTCGTTTGTGGTGAATTTTCGCGACAATATCACTTGTTTGGGATTATTTGTCCTCTCGCCGAACGGCCCTCGACGCGGGGAAGGGCCGGTTCTTCGTCGACGGTCGGGGCGGGTTTTTGAACCCGGCCGGCTCCGGCGTGTCCAAGTGTTGGAAATTCTTGGGCGGCGGGGGTGTTCGGGATCGCGGGTCGCTTGCAAAATCAGGCGCATCTTGTTATCGTTCGGCCGCTTTCCCCGGAGGAAGGCATAAGGGGAATTGTGTAAAGGCGCGGAATGATTTATTTCGAGTTAATCAAGAAGTACTTGTGGGCGGTCCGCCTGGGCGTGGTCGTTCTGTGCGCCTATCTTTCAGCCAATGCCGTTTCCATCTATTTGCGGGGCGCGCTGGCGGTTCAACCCACCATCAATATGGCCGCGGGCGGCGCCGCCACCAACGCCTATACGTCCATCAACGACTTCGACATCGTCGTCAAACGCAGCCTGTTCTATTCGCCCGGCATGAACATGGAAGCCAGCCTGAATAAAAAGGACAAGGGCCCGCTGATCACTTCCGACGACTTCGTGCTTTTGGGCGTCGTGGCCGGCCTGCCGGAAATTTCCTACGCCTTGATCAATACCAAGCATGACAACCGCACCGAGGTTTACAAGGTGGGCGATCAAATCGCCGGCGAGGCCGAGGTGTTGGCGATCCGCGGCCGCGAGGTCGAGTTGCTGCATCAGGGCAGTCACAAAATCATCAAGCTGCCGGAACTGGGCACGGCCCAGCTCCTGGGCGATCGTTGGGATAAAACCAAGGGCACCCAGGTCGCCGACGGCATCAAAAAAGTCGGCCAGAACGATTTTGTCGTCGACAGTTCCGTGATCGAAAACGCGTTCGAGGACATGGCCTCGATGATGCGGGGCGCCCGCATCATGCCGAAAATCGAGAACGGCCAGATCGTCGGCTTTAAATTGATGCGGATCAAGAAAGACAGTTTGTACGGGAAGATCGGCTTGCAAAACGGCGACGTCCTCCACCGGGTCAATTCCGTGGAGATCAAAGGTCCCGAGGACGGATTGCGATTGTTCCAGGAACTCCGCACCGCCAAAAACATCAGCATCGACGTCACGCGCGGGGGCCAGAAACAGACCTTGTCCTACACCGTGAAATAGCCCCGACCGACGCGACGAGGATGTATGGGGGAACGGGAGAAAGTATGAATTTTCGGCATAACGGTTGGCGTTTGGGAAACCTCCTTATTTGGCTGGCGCTCACGCTGTGCGTGGCGACGGTCTGCGGGTGGCCGGCGATGGCCGCGGCCCAGGACGATGACAACGATAAAACGGAAGAACCGGCCGGCAAAGGCGAGACGGAACCGGCGCTGAAGGCGCCGACGGCGCCGGAAGCGGAAGTCGCCGAATGCCCGGAAGGTTTGGTGCGCGTCAACTTCAATGAAGCCGACATCCGGGACATCGTCAAAACGATGGCCACGATGACCGATCAGAATTTCATGCTCGACAAGGCGATCACCGGCACCGTCACCATCATCTCGCCGACCTGCATCACTCCCGCCGAAGCCTACGACGTTTTTCTTTCCGTGTTGTACGTCAACGGCCTGACCACGGTGAAGGTCGGCAAGCTGACCAAGATCATCAAACGCGCCGAAGCCCAGACCCAACCGATCGACACCAACACCGAGGGGCTCGGCCGCGACAACGAAAAATACATCACGCAGTTGATCCCGTTGCAGAACCTCGACGCAGTGGAAATCGCCAGCGGCTTCCGGTCGCTGGTCAGTTCCGACGGCAACATTTTCGCCTACGGCCCGAGCAACATGCTGATCATCATGGACTCGGCGGCCAACATCAATCGGTTGTTCCGCATCCTGCAAAAACTGGATGTCGAGGGCACCGAGCAGATCCTCGAGGTCATTCCGATCGAATACGCCTCGGCCGATACGGTGGCCGACGTCATCATGCAGTTGTTCGACAGCGAAACCAAAGCGACTGGTTTGTCGACCGGCAGCAGCACCTTGGGCGGCGCCGGTTCGGTCAGCCAATTGCGCGAACGGTTGATGCAGCAACGGATGCAGCGGCTGGGCCGCCGGACGCCGGGCGGCGCGACGACGCCGGGCAGCAGCGGCTTCTCGCAATCGGTGGCCGCGGGCGAAACCCTGCGCATCATTCCCGACGGCCGCACCAACAGCCTGGTGGTCAAAGGCAGCAAATATGCCATTAAACGGGTGCGCGACGTGGTCGCGAAGCTCGATCAGCCCTTGCCCGGCGGCGAAGGCAAGATTCACGTCGTTTACCTGGAAAACGCCGACGCGGTCGAACTGGCCGGCATCCTCGCCGATCTGGCGGGCACCGGCGGCGGCAGCAGCCTCGGCGGCTATTCCTCGCGGCAGAACCAGCGGCGCATGGGCGGCACGACGGGCGGCTACGGCTCCAACAGCCGGGCCGGCAGCGTCGCCAACGCCTTTTCGTCGCGCTTCGGCGGCGCCGCCGGCGGCCTGAGCGGCAGCTCCAGCGGGACGCTCGGCACCGGTGGCCTCAACCGCGATGCCGGCAATCCGACGCGTGGCATCGCGCAAACCAGCGGCCGGTTCCTCGCCGACTTCGAGGGCGCGGTGCGGATCACCGCCGACCCGGCGACCAACAGCCTGGTCATCATCGCCAGCAACCGCGACATGGAAATCCTGCGCGAGGTCATCGCCAAACTCGATATCCCGCGGCCGCAGGTCTACGTCGAGGTGATGATCGCCGAAATCACCGCCGAACGCGGCCTGGATGTCGGCTTCGAATTCCGGACGACCAACGACACCAGCGAGGACGGCGTGCAGGTGCTGGGCGGCTCCAATTACGGCGGCATCCAGTCGGCGGCCGCCAACCCGCTGGGTATCACCGGCTTCGCGCTCGGCGCGGCCGACGGCACCATCACCTTCGGCGGCGAAACCTATCCGAACATCGGCGCGTTGTTCCGCGCGATGCAGAGCGACCGCGACGTCAACATCATGGCGACGCCGCACATCCTGACCACCGACAACGAGGAAGCCGAAATCGTCATCGCCGACAACATCCCGTTCGTCACCGGTCAGATCTACTCGCAGGCTTTCAACAACCCGACCACGACCATCGAGCGCAAGGACGTCGGCATCACGCTGCGCATCACCCCGACGATCAACGAATCCGACATGGTCCGCCTGATGATCTACCAGGAATCCTCGTCGGTCACCGACAGCCCCTCGGGCCTCTCCGCCAGCCAGGTCGGCGTCACCACCGCGAAACGCAGCGCCGACACGGTCGTCGTCGTGAAGAGCCGGCAGACCGTGGTGATCGGCGGCCTGATGAAGGACAACATCTCCTACACCGAGGCCAAAGTGCCGGTCTTCGGCGACATTCCGATCCTCGGCTACCTGTTCAAGAGCAGCAAGCGGAAGGTGGAAAAAACCAACCTGCTGATCTTCATCACGCCCTACATCATCAAGGACAACGGCGATCTCGAGGAAGTCACCCGGATGGCCAATTACCGCCTCGAGCAGTTCCGGCAGGAAAATCGCA
It includes:
- the gspD gene encoding type II secretion system secretin GspD, producing MNFRHNGWRLGNLLIWLALTLCVATVCGWPAMAAAQDDDNDKTEEPAGKGETEPALKAPTAPEAEVAECPEGLVRVNFNEADIRDIVKTMATMTDQNFMLDKAITGTVTIISPTCITPAEAYDVFLSVLYVNGLTTVKVGKLTKIIKRAEAQTQPIDTNTEGLGRDNEKYITQLIPLQNLDAVEIASGFRSLVSSDGNIFAYGPSNMLIIMDSAANINRLFRILQKLDVEGTEQILEVIPIEYASADTVADVIMQLFDSETKATGLSTGSSTLGGAGSVSQLRERLMQQRMQRLGRRTPGGATTPGSSGFSQSVAAGETLRIIPDGRTNSLVVKGSKYAIKRVRDVVAKLDQPLPGGEGKIHVVYLENADAVELAGILADLAGTGGGSSLGGYSSRQNQRRMGGTTGGYGSNSRAGSVANAFSSRFGGAAGGLSGSSSGTLGTGGLNRDAGNPTRGIAQTSGRFLADFEGAVRITADPATNSLVIIASNRDMEILREVIAKLDIPRPQVYVEVMIAEITAERGLDVGFEFRTTNDTSEDGVQVLGGSNYGGIQSAAANPLGITGFALGAADGTITFGGETYPNIGALFRAMQSDRDVNIMATPHILTTDNEEAEIVIADNIPFVTGQIYSQAFNNPTTTIERKDVGITLRITPTINESDMVRLMIYQESSSVTDSPSGLSASQVGVTTAKRSADTVVVVKSRQTVVIGGLMKDNISYTEAKVPVFGDIPILGYLFKSSKRKVEKTNLLIFITPYIIKDNGDLEEVTRMANYRLEQFRQENRIQRRDNLDEEKIQPNERIFRKEEPTAIEIDPTKRNAGATTEPGTEEKDSGEETPPSDDRGDSTDNSGDTDFGGNQGGQ